A DNA window from Porites lutea chromosome 6, jaPorLute2.1, whole genome shotgun sequence contains the following coding sequences:
- the LOC140941090 gene encoding ER lumen protein-retaining receptor 2-like isoform X1, giving the protein MNIFRLTGDLSHLLAIVLLLWKIWKTRSCAGLSGKSQILFALVFSTRYLDLVLTFISVYNTVMKIIYLVCAYATVYLMLIKFKATYDSNHDTFRIEFLLIPVAGLACLVNHEFSVLEILWTFSIYLESVAILPQLFMISKTGEAETITSHYLFALGAYRALYIVNWIYRYYYEGFYDFIAIVAGCVQTALYCDFFYLYITKVLKGKSLKLPA; this is encoded by the exons ATGAATATTTTCAGACTAACAGGAGATCTGTCACATCTTCTAGCTATCGTGCTGCTGTTGTGGAAAATATGGAAAACAAGGTCGTGCGCCG GTTTATCGGGCAAGAGTCAAATTCTTTTTGCCTTGGTTTTTAGCACACGATACCTTGATTTGGTTTTGACTTTCATCTCAGTCTACAACACTGTGATGAAAATCATCTACTTGGTGTGTGCGTATGCTACAGTCTATTTGATGCTAATTAAGTTCAAGGCTACCTACGATTCAAATCATGATACTTTCAGGATTGAGTTCTTGCTCATACCAGTCGCTGGCCTGGCATGTTTAGTTAATCATGAGTTTTCAGTATTGGAG ATTTTATGGACCTTCTCCATATACCTGGAGTCAGTAGCAATCTTGCCACAGTTGTTTATGATCTCCAAGACTGGCGAGGCAGAGACAATTACCAGCCATTACCTGTTTGCCTTGGGTGCCTACCGAGCTCTGTACATCGTTAACTGGATCTACCGATACTACTACGAAGGGTTCTATGACTTTATTGCCATTGTTGCTGGATGTGTCCAAACAGCTCTTTACTGTGACTTCTTCTACTTGTATATCACTAAAG ttttgaaaggAAAGTCACTGAAGTTACCAGCTTAA
- the LOC140941090 gene encoding ER lumen protein-retaining receptor 2-like isoform X2 codes for MNIFRLTGDLSHLLAIVLLLWKIWKTRSCAGLSGKSQILFALVFSTRYLDLVLTFISVYNTVMKIIYLVCAYATVYLMLIKFKATYDSNHDTFRIEFLLIPVAGLACLVNHEFSVLEYQSGQKFLHYTPYQVAVEILWTFSIYLESVAILPQLFMISKTGEAETITSHYLFALGAYRALYIVNWIYRYYYEGFYDFIAIVAGCVQTALYCDFFYLYITKVLKGKSLKLPA; via the exons ATGAATATTTTCAGACTAACAGGAGATCTGTCACATCTTCTAGCTATCGTGCTGCTGTTGTGGAAAATATGGAAAACAAGGTCGTGCGCCG GTTTATCGGGCAAGAGTCAAATTCTTTTTGCCTTGGTTTTTAGCACACGATACCTTGATTTGGTTTTGACTTTCATCTCAGTCTACAACACTGTGATGAAAATCATCTACTTGGTGTGTGCGTATGCTACAGTCTATTTGATGCTAATTAAGTTCAAGGCTACCTACGATTCAAATCATGATACTTTCAGGATTGAGTTCTTGCTCATACCAGTCGCTGGCCTGGCATGTTTAGTTAATCATGAGTTTTCAGTATTGGAG TACCAATCAGGGCAAAAATTTCTACACTACACCCCTTACCAAGTTGCAGTCGAG ATTTTATGGACCTTCTCCATATACCTGGAGTCAGTAGCAATCTTGCCACAGTTGTTTATGATCTCCAAGACTGGCGAGGCAGAGACAATTACCAGCCATTACCTGTTTGCCTTGGGTGCCTACCGAGCTCTGTACATCGTTAACTGGATCTACCGATACTACTACGAAGGGTTCTATGACTTTATTGCCATTGTTGCTGGATGTGTCCAAACAGCTCTTTACTGTGACTTCTTCTACTTGTATATCACTAAAG ttttgaaaggAAAGTCACTGAAGTTACCAGCTTAA